The Blautia pseudococcoides genome segment AAAAAACCGGTCTTTTGGCCGTCCTCCACATCTACCAGATACCTCACACCATTCTCACATATCTCCACCTTGGTATCAAAAGGCTCTCCCATAAACCCCTTTACCGGTACCATCCCTTCCTGCCTTCTCACCTTTGCATCACTCCGCTCGTAAATGCCCCGGATGGCAGTACCGTCCTTTGCCATCTCTTCCTTCAAAAGCTCCAGGATCTTCCCTTTCAGTCTGTCAATCCCCAAGGCCAGTGACTGCACCACCAAAACATCGGAAAATTTATCCACAACAAGCCCCGGCAGAAAATCCGCCTCACCGAAGATCACGCGGCAGCTGCTTGTGTCCACGGTTTTCTTCCTGTATTCCCAGGCATCCCACACCCGTTTTCTCAAAAAGTCCTCATTGATCTCCTGCTCCGATCTTCTTGTCATCATACGGATCCTGATTTTGGAGTTGGTGTTGATAAATCCTCTTCCCAGGGGATAACCGTCAAAATCGTGGACCACCACCATATCCCCATTCTCAAAACTTCCCAGGATACTGGCTATCTCATTGTCATATATCCACGGACCTCCTGCCTTCAGGGAACGCCCTTCCCCCTTCTTCAGTGTCGCGATCGCCAGACTCATGTGTCTTCCTCCATTTTCTCTATTTTTTCGGTCCCAGCACAATATATGCGATTCCGCATAACAGACCCCCTACCGGGAATAAAACCCAGCTGATCTGCCAGGCATGCTGTAAAAAACTCCAGAGCAGATAAACTGCTGCCGTCACGATCATGATACAGGCCGACCATTTGGCAGCCAGCGGCATATGATCCTCCTCATCCAGTATACGCCTCTGCTCCGGAGTCAGACGTTCACGGTACAGCGGATCGTGCTCTTTGTTATATTCATCTATATTATATCTACTTTTTTCCATCCCTGTATGGACCAGCAGCATGAAGCCCGCACTGACGAGCAAAAGCATCAGAAAGCGGTAAAACGCAGAGGCTTCCACACCTGCAGGTGCGGGCATAAAGTTCTGAAGCTCATCCACCACTACACTTATGAGAATGATTCCCACTCCCGCGGCGATCCTGATGGGAAATCCCCTGTCAAACCGTTCTATCTCCTCCCCGGTGTAAAAAGGCTGTATATAGGGATGCCTTTTTGTAAAGTTAATGTGTCTGATACCCGCCACCACAAATGTCAGAACAGCCACAATAAAGAAAGGAAATATAACAATATCCTGCAGATTTCTCAAAAATCCATTCATCCCATCCAGAAGAGTGCGAAAAGAACACCCCACGATCAGGAAGCCCACGCCAAAGGTAACCGCATTGCCAAATCTTTTCATATGCTCTTCATATTTAGCGGAATCTTCCACCACTTCCGCCTGGGCATCCCCGCGCAGCAGAGTATCCATACTGCAGGAAAACAGTTCACAGAGCAGTATGATCTTTTCCATTTCCGGATAAGAGGTGCCTGCTTCCCATTTGGAAACCGTCTGTCTGGACACTTCCATCCTCTCCGCCAGCTGTTCCTGCGTGATTTCCTCCCGCTTTCTGTAATACTGCAAATTTTCTCCAAAGCTCATAATGATTTCCTCCATTTCTCAATCTTGATCTTGGAATCATTATAGGATTGCCTTCATGTAAACTCTACCAATTTCCTGTTGCTTTTGAGGAAATCCATGTAAACTTACGGTTGCGCCCCGCTGTTTAAACGGGTTTTCACGCTTTTCCACTGAGGATAGAATACATCCATATAGCCATAAAAGATCCGGTTATGCCCCCGTTCCAAAAGGTGTACCAGCTCGTGGATAACCACATATTCCAGACACTCCCTTGGATACTCCGCCAGCCAGACATTGAGCCAGATCCGCTTTTTTTCCACATTACAGGTTCCCCATCTGGTTTTCATATCCCTCAGGCGCCACTCCTCTGCATGGACTCCCACTTTCTGTTCACACTCCTGTATGACTGGGGGCAGAATTTTTTCAAGACGCATTCTGCACTCCTGTTTCTTTGCCTCCCGCTCCAGGCCTGTATATAATTCCCAGGGGGGCAGATTCTGCCCCTTTGTCTTCCGGTGTTCCTCGATCCAATCCATTCTCTCCAGGATAAATCTTCTGATATCGCTCTCCTGCATTTTAAGAGGTGCGGAAACCCGGATGCTTCCGTCCGCACTCACACGCAGATACATATTGCGTATGGCTTTTTTCGTCACCTGGATATTCATTCCGTTTTCCGTCAATTGATAAATCTTTCCCCGTTTTCCGGTTGTCTTTACCATGCCAGGACCTCCGGCCCATTCTCGGTCACAAGCACCATGATCTCCCACTGGGCAGAAGGCAGTCCATCCTCTGTATAAACGGTCCACCCGTCATCCTCGTCAATGAAAATATCACTGGTCCCCATATTTACCATAGGCTCTATGGTAAACATCAGCCCCGGTGCCATTACCATTCCGGTGCCTGTTCGGCCAATGTATCCCACCCATGGGTCTTCATGAAACTCCAGCCCAATGCCGTGTCCCCCGATCTCCTTCACCACGCTGTATCCGTTTTTCTCTGCATGTTCATGGACTGCCTGGCTCATATCCCCCAAAAATCCCCAGGGTTTTACCTGTGCCAGGCCTCTCTCCACGCATTCCTTTGTAACCTGCACAAGGCGCTCTTTCTCCTTCCCCACATCACCGATACAGAACATCCTTGAGGAATCAGAGTAATATCCGTTCAGGATCGTGGACACATCCACATTGATGATATCTCCCTCCATAAGCACAATCTCCTCAGATGGAATGCCGTGGCAGACCTGATTGTTGATGGAAGTGCAGACACTGTTCGGAAATCCCTCATAGTTAAGAGGCGCCGGAACGGCCCCCGCTTTTGTGGTGATATCATATACCCAGCGGTCAATCTCGGCTGTGGATATCCCCTCTTTGATATGTTCCGCTACATGATCCAGTATGGCAACATTGATCTCAGCGCTCTTTTTGATCCCAACGATCTGTTCCGCTGTCTTAATGATCTCACGCTTGGGCACAATCCTTCCCTGGGACTGCAGATGATTCAGCTTATCATCAAACGGCCCGTGGCATTTTTTATATTTTTTTCCGCTGCCGCACCAGCACACGTCATTTCTTCCTAAACGATTCAAATTCCTTACTTCCTTTCCCTAAGAATCTCCCTCAGTTTTTCTGTTACTGCCCCGGCAAGCGCTCTGTGCCCCTCCACATCCAAATGGACGGCATCCTGGGCGCAGGGCAGTGTCACTGCCGCGGCATCTAAAAAAGCACAGCCCTGCCGCCTGGCAGCCTCTCTGTAATAACCTGCCAGTTCCTTTGAGATCCGCACTGCCCTCTCCCCGCCGAACATGGGGGAAAATTGGTGGCTTAGGATCTCCTCTCTGATCTTCAAAGGAGAAATCAGCAAAATCTTTGGCACCGGCTCCTGTTTTTCCCGAAAATACATCTTTATGGTTTTAACCAGTTTCTCCGCACCTGCAGCCACATCAGCGGCAGTCAGGGAAAATCTCTGTTTTAGATCATTTGTCCCCAGCATCAATACCACCACATCCAGGGGACTGTGGCTTTCCAGACAGGGAATCAGGTATTTCAGTCCGTTTTTCATACCTTCAATAGGGTCTTCCCAGACGGTTGTCCTCCCATTTTGTCCTTCCTCGATGATCCGGACCCCTTCCTCCCTCAAAGCCTCCTGCACCAGACTGGTCCAGCGCACGCCCCAGGGGAAACGGTTACCGGTCACACCGTCATACCCATGGGTATTGGAATCTCCATAACATAATACATTTTTCATCTTTTATTTCTCCATTGCCTCATATTCTTCTCTTGTGATGCGAAACAGGTAATGGGGCATATGGATCCCATAGTAATACTTCACAAAGGAACCTGCCATTTTCATACCGTTTCTCTTCGCCACACTCTGGGATGCAGTGTTATTATCCCGGATGACAGAATATACCTCCTCTGCCTTTAATACCTCAAAGGCATGATCCCTGCAGGCCCTGGCCGCCTCTGTAGCGTATCCATGGTGCCAGAACTCCTTGCAGAATAAATACCCCACCTCCATCACCTGTTTTCCCTCACAGTCCTGCATGGTAAGGCCGCACTGTCCGATGAATTCTCCCGTCTCCTTTAAGATAACTGCCCATAGTCCGAAACCATACTGCCTGTAGCGCTCCAGCTGTCTTTTAAGCCAATCCCGGGCCTCCTGGTCAGTAAAGGCATGGGCATAGGCATACATAACTTCCGGGTCCTGCAGCATTTTGTTCAAAGATGCCTGGTCCTCCCAGCTCAGCTTTCTGAGCACAAGGCGCTCTGTCTTTAGTACGGTGTCTTTCATGCTTTCCTCTCCCTCTGGTATGCCATCCTCGGTGTTCCGTCTTCCATATATACCGTTCCGCAGGGAAGGAAACCGTTTTTTTCAAATACTCTCTGCATGGTTTTATTATCCTTATGTGTATCCCCCCGCATATTACTGCACCGGGTCAGACACCACTGTACACAAAAGGAAGCCACACCTTTTTTTCTCCCGGCAGAGGCGATCCGGTGCAGGAATCCATATGGCTCCTCATTTAACCAGCAGCCGTTCTCTATCTTTCGGTAATTTGGCTCTTCCCCTATATCGAACATGAAAACGCCTTCTGTTCCATCCGATGACTCACAGATGTATAAGACGCTGCGGTTCAAATCCTTTTCCACATCTTCCTGTGCCGGATAACCGTTTACCCACTGTCCGGGGTTCCCGTTTTTAGCCATGTACTCTCTTGCCTGTTCATATAAGGCCACGACTTCCTCTATATCTTCTTCCTTTGCTCTGCGAATATGAAATACTGTTTCCATTGATCCTATCTCCTTAAAGTGCACCGCAGCCAGACAGCTATCCCATCGCCATGGACGAAATGGAATTTTGCTCATGACCGGGAAGGCACTGCACAGTTACCTTTATCTGTAAAATGACTACGCACAGTATAACACGATTTTTTCTGTTTTTCCACATGACCCACACGATTTATCAAAAGTTCCTGTTGTTTAAATTCTTTATAATTTTCAGATAATAATATAATTTTCAGTATCTTTACAGTTATAAATATTTTAATTTACAAATTATCATTTTACTTCTTGACAAGCCAAAACATGACTGTTATAATAAAGCCATAAACAAAGAGAGAACAAAATAAAAACAGAAAGGACTGATACCACCGAAAACGTAAATGAACATTCATAATACAAAAGAAAGGAAGGTACGGACCACCAAGAACTTAACGATTTAACCCATAATAAAACAAGGAAGGTAAAGTCCCATGGACACATCAGTTTAAAAGAGTCATTCGGAATGTAAACTTCGGATGACTCTTTCCTATTGCTTATATTTCTTTTTATAATAGCAAAAACCCTTCAGGATGACTCCCAAAGGGTTTGAGTATATCTATTGAATCCCATCTCTAATGTGAAAACGGTGAAAGCTCCAGACGGATGAAATAGCCCTGGTCATGGGAACATACCGGACATTGTTTGGGCGCTTCTTTGCCCCAGTGGATATAACCGCATTTCAGGCAGATCCAGCCAGTCTCCACATCGGATACAAAAAGCTTCTGATCCTCCATATACTGGGCAAACTTGCCAAAACGGTCACCATGGGTTTTCTCAATATCTGCAATCATGTGGAAAGAATTAGCGATCTGCAGGAATCCTTCCTCTTTTGCTTTATCTCCGAAGTTCTTATACACGTCATCATGCTCTTCGTATTCATTGTGCTGCGCCATGCGCAGGAGCTTATCTATATCAGGAGAGATATCTACCGGATATCCGCCGTCAATCTGGATCGTTTCCCCTGCCATCTCTTTTAAATGCTGGTAAAAAATGTAGGCATGCTGACGCTCCTGGTCAGCCGTGTAGCTGAAAACAGCCTCCACCACATGCAGATGTTCTTTTTTTGCCTGAGACGCGGCAAAGGTGTAGCGGTTTCTGGCCTGGCTCTCACCTGCAAAGGCACGCATCAGGTTCTCTTTTGTTACGCTTTCTCTAAAATCTACAGACATACAATTGCCTCCTGGAATTTATTTTCCATGTTATTTTTTCCAGAAGTTTCAAATTTATACCTGCATCTTACAGCCTTCTTAAATGGTATGATAGAGGGCAGTCAGGATCTCCAGAATCTGTTCCCTGGAAAAACGGCTGCTGTCCAGACATAGATCATAGCCTTTCATGCTGCCCCACTTCTCATCCGTGTAATTGTTATAGTAATATTTTCTCTGTTTGTCTACCTTTTTGATAAGCTGCTCTGCGCCTCTTTCATCCCATACGGTCCGCGCCCGGATGGTTTTGACCCTGGACTCCATAGAAGCATAGATAAAGACACTTCTGCAGTCCGGTTTATCTCTGAGAATATAATTTGCGCACCGTCCTACGATCACGCAGTCTTCCTTCCCGGCCGCCTCCTCGATGATCTCTGTCTGTACATGGAACAGCACATCATTGAGAGGCTCATAGTGAAACTGCCGCTCCATAGCCATATTCTCATCAAAAGAATAACGCCAGGGGCTTTCCCTCTTCTCGTCTACTTCCTCCAGCTTCTCCTTCGGAAGGTTCTTTTTCTGGGCTGCAAGGGTGATCAAATCTTTATCATAATAATTGATACCCAGGTGCTCTGCCAGATCCTGCGCGATTTTTCTGCCATTGCTTCCAAATTCCCTGCCAAGTGCTATCACTTTACCCATAATATACCATCCTTCCCTATTTACATACATATATAGTTCCTGTCTTAATTATACAAAATTTTTACAACTTTTACAACTTTTTTCAGACAGAATATACCTCCTATTTCTCGCGGCTTTTCTCCGATATATCTGTCTGTGCAGGACCGTCCACACAGTGCCCCCTATAGTCAAACCGGGAACCGTGGCAGGGGCATTCAAAACATTTTTCATCCGGATTCCATTCAAGCTGGCAGCCTAAATGGGGGCATTTTGCAGACACCAGATAGACTTCGCCCTCCTCGTTCCTGTATGCCCCAACCTTTTCCCCGTCATAGTCCACAATACCCCCGTGTCCCTTTGGCAGCTCTTCCAAATCACCTCTGCCCTGTGTAAAGACCCTTCTGCTCAAATCCTTCACTGCATGTATGCTGTCCTTACAGAAGTTTCCGGCGGAAGCCTTTGGAGTAAAGCGCTGCGGGGAAAAGATGCCGAAGACTTCCTCATCCTCCCCCTCACCCAGAATACTCTCTGTTATCATACACGCGGCCGCCATGGAAGAACTCATCCCCCATTTTCCAAATCCTGTGGCAGTGTACCAGCCGGGAGTCTCCGCCGAGTATCTGCCTATATACGGAATCTGGTCCATAGGCATACAATCCTGGGCTGACCATTGATACTGTACCTGACTTTCCGGAAAGAACTCCCCCGCTTTTCTTTTCAGCAGCTCGTACTTACCTCCCACACGGTTCTCTCCGGTGCGGTGGCCGCCTCCGCCAAAAAGCAGGTACTCCCCGGCACTTCTGAAGGACCATGCATGGGCATTGTCTGTGCCCAGATACATTCCATGCAGCTTTGGTGCCTTATTCAGTCCCAGCACATAGCTGCGCTCCTGGTGCATCCGCATGAAATAATATCCCGGCACATTGAGGAATGGATAATGGCAGGCAAAGACAATTTTTTCTGCCCTGACACTCCCCTTATCCGTCACAAGTCTGTCCCCCTCTGCCTGCAGCACTCTTGTATGCTCATAGACTGTCAGCCCGCAGGCAGCGGACTGCAGAAAAAGAAGAGGGTGAAACCGGGCCTGCTCTTCAAAACGCACAGCGCCTGCCACCTCAAAAGGAAGCTCTGTATCCTTCGTAAATACAGCATCAATCCCAAGGCCGGCAGCGCTTTTCGCCTCTTCTTTCAGCAGATCCGGTGTTTCCAGTGTATATAAATATGCCGGGCATCGGACAAAACCGCAGTTTATCTGCCTGTCATGTATCATTTTCTCGTACCTGCCTATGGCCTTCTGGTTTTCTGCGGCGTATTTACCTGCGGCTTCCTCCCCGTGCTTTGCTAAAAGCTTCTGATAAATCACTCCGTGCTGGGAAGTGATCTTGGCTGTTGTCTTCCCGGTCTG includes the following:
- a CDS encoding helix-turn-helix transcriptional regulator, which produces MSFGENLQYYRKREEITQEQLAERMEVSRQTVSKWEAGTSYPEMEKIILLCELFSCSMDTLLRGDAQAEVVEDSAKYEEHMKRFGNAVTFGVGFLIVGCSFRTLLDGMNGFLRNLQDIVIFPFFIVAVLTFVVAGIRHINFTKRHPYIQPFYTGEEIERFDRGFPIRIAAGVGIILISVVVDELQNFMPAPAGVEASAFYRFLMLLLVSAGFMLLVHTGMEKSRYNIDEYNKEHDPLYRERLTPEQRRILDEEDHMPLAAKWSACIMIVTAAVYLLWSFLQHAWQISWVLFPVGGLLCGIAYIVLGPKK
- a CDS encoding GNAT family N-acetyltransferase, which translates into the protein MKDTVLKTERLVLRKLSWEDQASLNKMLQDPEVMYAYAHAFTDQEARDWLKRQLERYRQYGFGLWAVILKETGEFIGQCGLTMQDCEGKQVMEVGYLFCKEFWHHGYATEAARACRDHAFEVLKAEEVYSVIRDNNTASQSVAKRNGMKMAGSFVKYYYGIHMPHYLFRITREEYEAMEK
- a CDS encoding methionyl aminopeptidase, which codes for MNRLGRNDVCWCGSGKKYKKCHGPFDDKLNHLQSQGRIVPKREIIKTAEQIVGIKKSAEINVAILDHVAEHIKEGISTAEIDRWVYDITTKAGAVPAPLNYEGFPNSVCTSINNQVCHGIPSEEIVLMEGDIINVDVSTILNGYYSDSSRMFCIGDVGKEKERLVQVTKECVERGLAQVKPWGFLGDMSQAVHEHAEKNGYSVVKEIGGHGIGLEFHEDPWVGYIGRTGTGMVMAPGLMFTIEPMVNMGTSDIFIDEDDGWTVYTEDGLPSAQWEIMVLVTENGPEVLAW
- a CDS encoding SGNH/GDSL hydrolase family protein, which codes for MKNVLCYGDSNTHGYDGVTGNRFPWGVRWTSLVQEALREEGVRIIEEGQNGRTTVWEDPIEGMKNGLKYLIPCLESHSPLDVVVLMLGTNDLKQRFSLTAADVAAGAEKLVKTIKMYFREKQEPVPKILLISPLKIREEILSHQFSPMFGGERAVRISKELAGYYREAARRQGCAFLDAAAVTLPCAQDAVHLDVEGHRALAGAVTEKLREILRERK
- a CDS encoding class I SAM-dependent rRNA methyltransferase → MSLAIATLKKGEGRSLKAGGPWIYDNEIASILGSFENGDMVVVHDFDGYPLGRGFINTNSKIRIRMMTRRSEQEINEDFLRKRVWDAWEYRKKTVDTSSCRVIFGEADFLPGLVVDKFSDVLVVQSLALGIDRLKGKILELLKEEMAKDGTAIRGIYERSDAKVRRQEGMVPVKGFMGEPFDTKVEICENGVRYLVDVEDGQKTGFFLDQKYNRRAIQKLCRDAKVLDCFTHTGSFALNAGIAGAKSVLGVDASQLAVEQAEENAALNGLSGSVKFVCEDVFELLPKLEKEGEKFDVVILDPPAFTKSRNSVKNAVKGYREINLRAMKLVKDGGFLATCSCSHFMSYEMFTQTIGQAARNVHKRLRQVEYRTQAADHPILWAAEESYYLKFYIFQVCEG
- the rbr gene encoding rubrerythrin — its product is MSVDFRESVTKENLMRAFAGESQARNRYTFAASQAKKEHLHVVEAVFSYTADQERQHAYIFYQHLKEMAGETIQIDGGYPVDISPDIDKLLRMAQHNEYEEHDDVYKNFGDKAKEEGFLQIANSFHMIADIEKTHGDRFGKFAQYMEDQKLFVSDVETGWICLKCGYIHWGKEAPKQCPVCSHDQGYFIRLELSPFSH
- a CDS encoding GNAT family N-acetyltransferase is translated as METVFHIRRAKEEDIEEVVALYEQAREYMAKNGNPGQWVNGYPAQEDVEKDLNRSVLYICESSDGTEGVFMFDIGEEPNYRKIENGCWLNEEPYGFLHRIASAGRKKGVASFCVQWCLTRCSNMRGDTHKDNKTMQRVFEKNGFLPCGTVYMEDGTPRMAYQRERKA
- a CDS encoding cytidylate kinase-like family protein, which gives rise to MGKVIALGREFGSNGRKIAQDLAEHLGINYYDKDLITLAAQKKNLPKEKLEEVDEKRESPWRYSFDENMAMERQFHYEPLNDVLFHVQTEIIEEAAGKEDCVIVGRCANYILRDKPDCRSVFIYASMESRVKTIRARTVWDERGAEQLIKKVDKQRKYYYNNYTDEKWGSMKGYDLCLDSSRFSREQILEILTALYHTI
- a CDS encoding FAD-dependent oxidoreductase; translation: MTSLWMDETKIQSFPELTKDITADVAVVGGGMTGILTAHFLSEQGMQVVVLEADRVGGGQTGKTTAKITSQHGVIYQKLLAKHGEEAAGKYAAENQKAIGRYEKMIHDRQINCGFVRCPAYLYTLETPDLLKEEAKSAAGLGIDAVFTKDTELPFEVAGAVRFEEQARFHPLLFLQSAACGLTVYEHTRVLQAEGDRLVTDKGSVRAEKIVFACHYPFLNVPGYYFMRMHQERSYVLGLNKAPKLHGMYLGTDNAHAWSFRSAGEYLLFGGGGHRTGENRVGGKYELLKRKAGEFFPESQVQYQWSAQDCMPMDQIPYIGRYSAETPGWYTATGFGKWGMSSSMAAACMITESILGEGEDEEVFGIFSPQRFTPKASAGNFCKDSIHAVKDLSRRVFTQGRGDLEELPKGHGGIVDYDGEKVGAYRNEEGEVYLVSAKCPHLGCQLEWNPDEKCFECPCHGSRFDYRGHCVDGPAQTDISEKSREK
- a CDS encoding M48 family metallopeptidase, encoding MVKTTGKRGKIYQLTENGMNIQVTKKAIRNMYLRVSADGSIRVSAPLKMQESDIRRFILERMDWIEEHRKTKGQNLPPWELYTGLEREAKKQECRMRLEKILPPVIQECEQKVGVHAEEWRLRDMKTRWGTCNVEKKRIWLNVWLAEYPRECLEYVVIHELVHLLERGHNRIFYGYMDVFYPQWKSVKTRLNSGAQP